TGCTGCTATTGACTAGCTTATTTACTTCTGAATTAGTGTGTAATTCTACTTATACTGTATTGCTGTTACGTTAGTGTTATATGTACTTAGTTGAGAACATGTACACGAGGTACAGTATGTGCATGTTCTCAACTCTACACCTCAATTGTAAGAACTGTAGCTCATAATTAAGAGCTTAATAGAATTTTAGAACTTCAGACGAAAGCAGTTATTCTGAAATTAGACAATTTTACCATGTGTATTTATCAGATGTGAATGGACAGGCATGAGAGACATGTTCCCTGTGCTTAGGAGTGAAATTCAAGACAAGGCAGTTTTGTAGTACAAATTCTAAAACCTTTTATTAGCTTTAAAAGGTGGGAAATGTGTTAAGATTTCTAGCTATGACTGCAGGAGATTTAATCTATTTATATtcacttttacattttcattagaTGTTGACATATCCCTTCTGGTGtcttttaacaaaatgaaaaaactgacCACAGATGAAAAATTAATAGCCAGAGCACTGAAAAGTTCAGCAGTTGTAGAGGTAAGAATTGTTTTTACATCACAGTATTATCTCGCATGATTAtttgattattaattttatgCATGCCTTCACAGCTGGACTTGGAAGGCACCAGGGTGAGGAGAAAGAAGCCTCTGGGCGAGAGGCCCCAGGACGAGGATGAGCGGACCGTGTATGTGGTAAGCCTTCTCCAGGAGCTCACAGCCGCTAGGCAGAGCGAACCATTTCAGCACCCAGGTCAAAGTTCACTGACCATGAGTTAAGAATCCTTGTTTCTGATTTATCTTAGGAGTTACTTCCCAAAAATGTTAACCATAGCTGGATTGAAAGAGTGTTTGGGAAATGTGGTAATGTCGTTTACATAAGTATACCACACTACAAGTCCACTGGAGATCCAAAGGGGTTTGCATTTGTGGAATTTGAGACAAAAGAACAAGCAGCAAAAGCTATTGAGGTAGGTCcagaatctaaaaagaaaataagcaaaagaaaattagCAAGTGTTGAAACGGTAGCAAAATTTTGCTGGTTTTATTTCAGTTTCTTAACAACCCACCAGAAGAAGCACCAAGGAAACCTGGGATATTCCcaaaaacagtgaaaaataagCCCATTCCTGCCCTTAGAGTAGCTGGTGAGTTAAGATATTTAACTGAAAACATTTAAGTGGATGTAGTTGCAGTAGTAAACACTAATGTTAGTGTTGttacagaagaaaagaagaagaagaagaagaagaaaggccgGGTAAAGAAGGAAGATGGTGCGCAGACCAAAGAGGCAAACACAGACACGGGGAAGGAGAGCAGCACCGGCAAAGGGAAGAGACCCAGGACCACGTCGGAGGGCTCTGAAGGGGAGAGTACTGAACCCCAAAAGCCAccctcaaagaagaaaaaaaagcggGTTAAAGCTGAAGGGACCAGCTTACCTTTGGTCCCAACAGGGAAGAGGAAACGAAGTAGCTCTGAGGATGCGGGCTGCCCAACTCCCAAATCCAAAGTCAAGAAAATGGACCAGAAAGACATCCTGGAAAAAGCCTCCGAAGTgtccaaagaaaacaaaggtatgACTTAGTACTTGACAAAACAACTATTTCTTGATCTTGGTctttattttgctattacagttatctcaatttccctgtctttattttgtaaagatttagAAGTCTCCactgaagaggaaaaggagacgGGAGATGTAAAAGAGGGATTGCTCTTAAAGGCAAAAAGGAAGCATAAGAAAAAACACAAGGAGAggcacagaatgggagaagaggtTATTCCCCTGCGTGTACTATCCAAGTGAGTGGGTGGCGCGGTCGGCAGTCAGCCCAGGTCGTCACCATTGCTAAAGTGCAATTCCAGTTTGTGGTAACAGAGTTGCATATTAGCAACAGTGACCGCCTCAGCCCAGGTGTGCGCACAGCATGACACAATGGAGGGTTAAAAAGCAACAACCACACTAAAACATGGAAGCACTTATTTCTATCTGCCGAGCAAATACCTCCATGTTAAAGTAGTGGGTGTTCTTAACAGACTTAGGGCTTCACTGAAATACACCACAGATGGCAGGTCAGGGTTGAGAAAATGCAAAAGCAAGACTTACCATCACTAAAACATGGAAGCACTTACTTGTTTAGTTCCAAAGCAAGTACATCCACGTTTAAGTGGTGGGAAGCCTAGTCTTGGAAAATCTTGCAGTCCTGATTTCCTTTAACCTATAAAGTAAGTTCACAAAATAAAATTGGGTCCAAAAGTGTGGGTTTGGAGACACCTCCACTGAAACATGGAAGCACTTACTTTTGTTTCACACAGCAGGTACTCCCATGTTAGAGCAAAGGGGGTCCCTGTGGCCTCTGGAAACAGGTGAGAAATTCCCATGCTGCATGCAGAGCGGTAATTGGGACTCACTTCTACTAAAACATGGAAGCACTTACTACTTCAGTCACAGAAAGCACTTCCATGTTAAAGTCAAAGGGAGCCCCTGGACTCGAGGGTGAGAGCCAGGGAGGAAAGAGTGGCAGGCATACCTTCTGGAAGAAAGCTTTTAACCTTCCTGGACTAGAACCTCCACAAAGTCTTGTCCTGGTCGGGAAGGTTAAAAGGCAAGGACTTCAGGCTCCTGTATTTATAGGATCCTTAACTCTGAattccttttgcctttttatcTTTGAGAATCATTAAGAGCCTTTTGATATTCTAATGTCTCAGCTCTCTGGGAAGGGATGATCCTGGGTGGgtctggaacttttttttttttttttgaagtatacAGATGTCAATGTTAACAGCTAAAACCATTACCACAAGatctcctcctttttaaaaacctctcCTATCTGCTTGTTTGATGGCAGAGATTAGAGTTAACAATAAGGGCTCAGAGGAGCCCGGAGGGCCATTGTGTTTCTGTCTGGAGGGGCTCAAGCTGCTGGAAGAAGCATCTACATGTTAAATGCATGTAAATAAGTTGCTTCCAGGGGGTGTTTTTCCCTTAGGAATTCCTTTTCGTGCTAGTAAATACTAAGGAATGTTATCTCTGAAATTGGAAGCAGTTTAACAAGTAATCTTTAAATTTCAATCTCtcgtttttttcccccagagatGACTGTTCTAGTACATGTTAccagttaattaatttaaaactttattttcaaaagtttaaaattgaAGTATGCTCAAGACTTGAATTGACAGATGAAAAACATTTAATCTGAATGTTGGGGCGAGGCAGCTTCCCTACACTTGCTTGCTGGATGGATTTAGAACTGTGGAAATAATTTGAGTGTTTTAAGTGAGTGTATATATTTAATCATTCATTATTtctaatgtacatttttttcattacagGACCGAATGGATggatttgaaaaaagaatatttagcaCTGCAAAAAGCCAGTATGgcttctttgaaaaaaacaatatCCCAAATAAAATTGGAGTCAGGAATGGAAATAGaccatggagaaaaaaatgaaaaatgtaagcaATATGATAGTTTTTGTAACATATATGTTGTACTTATATAGTAAAATACTATTTCTGAGTTATTATAGgataaactttaatttaaaaaaatttaagtatacaaTAGTCATTAGAAAAATTATTGATTGGCAAGTGGTCCAGATCTGTGACTTATTCTTGATATAAGAACATTCGAAGGAGTCTTTTAAAGCAGTATCTTTTCTAATcagttatatatttaaattttccctAGTTTTCATAAGTCAAACTTAGTAACAAGTGCCTAGTTTATGAATTAAGTTTGTATAGACAAAGGTTATAATTTCTCACTTGCAATATCATTCCATAGTATTAACCACAAGCAGAAATGAATCAAAACAAGATTCTTATGAATCTTTAATATTAgggcatattttaaattttcacatcTGAATTATTATAGTGAATATTCTGTATTATTCCATGCCTGTTTATTTCTCTATTAAGTACTTTTGGTTTTTTGGTTCAGGGAGAGGGTAcatttttttggaagaatttacaAGTGTTCTAAAAGTAACAGTTTGCATTTACAGTTATAaaagcttttttatttcatttcatggtATCAGCaatgagctgtgtgacttggTCAGGGGGGCTTGTTCTGAACCCCAATGACTTACAACATAAGTTAATTacataaataagtttttaattaagtaaattaattatttaacagCTGAAGAAATGGTGATGTTATTTTAAAGAGACATCATAAGTGTTAAATGATTAAGTGTAAGTTATTTCTGGTCTTTTTCTACTCGATCAGCGGCAAACGAAGAGTGCTGTCCCCCAAAGATCCCTGCTGCGGGGCCGCAGTTTGTGAGTGGGGTGATTGTGAAGATCATTAGCCCTGAGCCGCTGCCGGGCAGGAAGCAAGTCAAGGTAAGGCCCGGAGCCCTAGGGTGCGGGACTCCCCTGCGAGCATTTGTTTGGAATACGGAAAACACATGGCAGTAGAGTTTGTTCCCCTGGTGCTTGTGGAGTTGGAGTCCACAGTGACTCTTAAATTCTACTTGAAGCAGAATTGAAAGACCAAATTCCTGGCTGGGTCACATTTACTGTGGGCACAAGCGCCCTTCTACAGGGAAGTTGCGGTCTCTGTGTGTTGATGGGCGCCCCTGATGACCGTGGCTGTACTGTGGGCGAGAAAACCGGGCTGTAGTCAGTTCTTAACTGGAGGAGTGGATGCGCTACAActctttcccagtgtcccatttTGGGGGACTTTTTTATGTTGttagaaaaatagattttagaaaaatactcAGTGCCAAAATTTTTAGAAGATTTAATCAACATTAGACTTggtctgaaattattttaaaattgtaattatctGCTCATGTCAGGTTTTGAAGCAAACtagatacttttttattttcattagcatTCTTAGCGTTCAGTAAACTCTCGAAAGTTTTTGACCCCAAAAAAGCCAAAATTATTTTGGATAAAAGAGATAATaggtatattttttttcttagcttgTATTTAGTGTTTTGTCTGTTGATGAATCCTATTGGGAattacagtttttttgttttggagaaaaaaaaagccttttctaATATCATGTTAAatcttttttggtatttttcaatccatgctcatttaaaaaagttGAAGCAATTACAGAAAAGTGtcaagtattttgaaaaaaactaCAAAAGTTTTGTGTGCATGTGCAGATATGTCCAGAGTTCTTCATAATTTGCATTGCAAATACTGTTCGACAgtcttttttttcacttcatatAATTCATCTAACACAGCTGTTTGAACACTAGTACAGCAATATTTCTTTCTTACTGACATATTCTTTTGTGAGGCagtactgtattttatttacccTGAGCCTGTCACCCAGTTAGGTGAGAAGCTGTTCAGCATGGCTGAGATGAGTAAGTTGTGTGGACGACATTCAGCGTCCTGTAGTATGTTTTGGTTTTCGTCCTCACACCAGTCACATTTTAACTTGCATAACCATCCAGTTGCTCACTGTAGTCGTGTGCCAGCACCCTTTCTCTGAAGCCCTGTCCTAAAATTCTGCCGCTGTCACTAACTCGTGAGTTTAGATTCTCCTTGTAATACAGATGAGGGATTTATTCTGTTCCAAATTGATATTGCCAGCTTGCAGAGCATTGTAGCAATGTCGAATTTCACATAGGAGGGATAAAATTGAGGATGTAAATGCAGCTGCAGTTGGTTAGATTACAGAAGATTTAATAGAAAAACTACTTGACCTTTGTTACTTGGAATGACTGACAGATTTATGTCAATTACAAATTCTTCATTTATGATCATCAATCATAAAATAGCTATTAATCAAGTTCATAGTGTGTGGAACAAAACTGAGCTGTGCGGGTGCTGACTGCCATTTGTGACTTGCCCAGTGGGATTCCAGGCAAATTGTCATTCTAGGGAGGTTTTGCAGCCCAGAGATTACGCTGG
This window of the Desmodus rotundus isolate HL8 chromosome 9, HLdesRot8A.1, whole genome shotgun sequence genome carries:
- the LARP7 gene encoding la-related protein 7 isoform X1, which translates into the protein METERGNQEKAMEEESTEKKEVEKKKRSRVKQVLADITKQVDFWFGDANLHKDRFLREQIEKSRDGYVDISLLVSFNKMKKLTTDEKLIARALKSSAVVELDLEGTRVRRKKPLGERPQDEDERTVYVELLPKNVNHSWIERVFGKCGNVVYISIPHYKSTGDPKGFAFVEFETKEQAAKAIEFLNNPPEEAPRKPGIFPKTVKNKPIPALRVAEEKKKKKKKKGRVKKEDGAQTKEANTDTGKESSTGKGKRPRTTSEGSEGESTEPQKPPSKKKKKRVKAEGTSLPLVPTGKRKRSSSEDAGCPTPKSKVKKMDQKDILEKASEVSKENKDLEVSTEEEKETGDVKEGLLLKAKRKHKKKHKERHRMGEEVIPLRVLSKTEWMDLKKEYLALQKASMASLKKTISQIKLESGMEIDHGEKNEKSANEECCPPKIPAAGPQFVSGVIVKIISPEPLPGRKQVKDTLAAVSEVVYVDLLEGDTECHVRFKSPEDAQAVIDAHSEIKKKYCWKLEVLSGDHEQRYWQKILVDRQAKLNQPREKKRGTEKLITKAEKIRLAKTQQASKHIRFSEYE
- the LARP7 gene encoding la-related protein 7 isoform X2; translation: METERGNQEKAMEEESTEKKEVEKKKRSRVKQVLADITKQVDFWFGDANLHKDRFLREQIEKSRDGYVDISLLVSFNKMKKLTTDEKLIARALKSSAVVELDLEGTRVRRKKPLGERPQDEDERTVYVELLPKNVNHSWIERVFGKCGNVVYISIPHYKSTGDPKGFAFVEFETKEQAAKAIEFLNNPPEEAPRKPGIFPKTVKNKPIPALRVAEKKKKKKKKGRVKKEDGAQTKEANTDTGKESSTGKGKRPRTTSEGSEGESTEPQKPPSKKKKKRVKAEGTSLPLVPTGKRKRSSSEDAGCPTPKSKVKKMDQKDILEKASEVSKENKDLEVSTEEEKETGDVKEGLLLKAKRKHKKKHKERHRMGEEVIPLRVLSKTEWMDLKKEYLALQKASMASLKKTISQIKLESGMEIDHGEKNEKSANEECCPPKIPAAGPQFVSGVIVKIISPEPLPGRKQVKDTLAAVSEVVYVDLLEGDTECHVRFKSPEDAQAVIDAHSEIKKKYCWKLEVLSGDHEQRYWQKILVDRQAKLNQPREKKRGTEKLITKAEKIRLAKTQQASKHIRFSEYE